A section of the Pimelobacter simplex genome encodes:
- a CDS encoding helicase-related protein: protein MPDLLGNMEPGADLVDDRAKLLPFGAIHPSPWLCGSSVREASDEYGGLAKLSVGPSSVRRLSTRRSFVQLEELKPGLRIDGLIPAEVITVIAAQWHGADALELTYKNASGGLGQQVVFRKDQEKLSIAQTGSRAFDASASDFKLVAEAQRISLAGLFDPMLAVATSDVQPLPHQIRAVYGELLPRTPLRFLLADDPGAGKTIMAGLYIKELLLRDDVKQCLIIAPGGLVEQWQDELFFKFGLRFDLLTNQLIDAQVNFNVFETNPLLIARMDQLSRNEQLQAQLKETEWDLIIVDEAHRMGAHYFGGELRKTKRFQLGEMLGQITRHLLLMTATPHSGKEEDFQLFLTLLDRDRFEGKQKKSADVSGIMRRMVKEDLLTFEGKKLFPERIAETVPYELTALEYDLYEDVTHYVREGMNRAERIGGKRKNTVGFALTVLQRRLASSPEAIYKSLVRRTERLERKKQEILNGTYREVEPDIDLGEIDDDEFNAEEIEAAEEELLDAATAAQTVEELNAELIELGELVKTARLVREAGTDRKWTELSTILQDNALVTDANGWPRKFIIFTEHRDTLDYLQGKIGSLLGKPDAVRAIHGGVRRAERRQITEEFTKNRDCQILLATDAAGEGLNLQAAHLMVNYDLPWNPNRIEQRFGRVHRIGQEEVCRLWNLVASNTREGEVFTRLLEKLDQMRETYGGKVFDVLGEAFTETPLRNLLLDAIQYGERADVKAKMHEVIDASVGDGLKDLLDERALASDHLADADLHALRAAMDEARARRLQPHYIELAFKAAFTKLGGRIVKREQGRYEIANVPQHIRSAGTGPIATKYDRVTFDLSHVQPDDLTRADLLAPGHPLHDAVMGEAIRNFGGALYQGTVLVSSTLEEPQLLVGVIEEVADATGESVARRFGYAYVDSFGTVSPAGPAPYLDCVAAPAGPATDAARRLGWLGDAEDKATSWIIANQLPEYLAEVQPRRLNELTKARDLVTKRLSAESERLLLDAAVASEKEQKGEKPKESSDSLNRKAVELDSRLRKRLALLDQQQLMSTKPPHIVTAALVLPIAMLEGEIPATAPIHAKETKAVERRGVDLVLARERELGRKPVEQAFNNKGFDILSTDANGDTYRIEVKARIEGSKDFFVTHNEVMTGKNAVPRYRLALVRVDQRGAQYDEVRYLGDPFATTDLGDFEATGIRGDWAKTWAKGTAPF from the coding sequence GTGCCGGACCTCTTGGGCAATATGGAGCCAGGCGCGGACCTCGTCGATGACCGCGCCAAGTTGCTGCCGTTCGGCGCGATTCATCCGTCTCCTTGGCTGTGCGGCTCAAGCGTAAGAGAAGCGTCCGACGAATACGGTGGGTTAGCGAAACTGTCGGTAGGGCCGAGTAGCGTCCGCAGGCTGTCAACCAGGAGGTCATTCGTGCAGCTTGAAGAGCTGAAGCCCGGTCTGCGGATCGATGGACTCATCCCTGCCGAGGTCATCACGGTGATCGCCGCGCAGTGGCACGGCGCCGACGCGCTCGAGCTGACCTACAAGAACGCCTCGGGCGGGCTCGGACAGCAGGTCGTCTTCCGCAAGGATCAGGAGAAGCTGTCGATCGCCCAGACCGGCAGCCGAGCGTTCGACGCTTCGGCCAGCGACTTCAAGCTGGTGGCCGAGGCGCAGCGGATCTCCCTTGCTGGGCTGTTCGACCCGATGCTCGCTGTGGCCACGAGCGACGTGCAGCCGCTGCCGCATCAGATCCGGGCCGTGTACGGCGAGCTGCTGCCACGCACGCCACTCCGCTTCCTCTTGGCCGACGACCCCGGCGCCGGCAAGACGATCATGGCTGGCCTCTACATCAAGGAACTGCTGCTCCGCGACGACGTGAAGCAGTGTCTGATCATCGCGCCGGGCGGATTGGTCGAGCAGTGGCAGGACGAGCTCTTCTTCAAGTTCGGCCTCCGGTTCGATCTGCTCACGAACCAGCTGATCGACGCCCAGGTCAACTTCAACGTCTTCGAGACCAACCCGCTGCTGATCGCGCGGATGGATCAGCTCTCTCGCAACGAGCAGCTCCAGGCGCAGCTCAAGGAGACCGAGTGGGACCTGATCATCGTCGATGAGGCCCACCGAATGGGCGCTCACTACTTCGGCGGTGAACTGCGCAAGACCAAGCGCTTCCAGCTCGGCGAGATGCTCGGCCAGATCACCCGCCACCTGCTCCTGATGACCGCCACGCCGCACTCGGGCAAGGAGGAGGACTTCCAGCTCTTCCTCACCCTGCTCGACCGCGACCGCTTCGAGGGCAAGCAGAAGAAGAGCGCCGACGTCAGCGGCATCATGCGCCGCATGGTCAAGGAAGACCTCCTGACCTTCGAGGGCAAGAAGCTGTTCCCCGAGCGCATCGCCGAAACCGTTCCCTACGAGCTCACCGCGCTGGAGTACGACCTTTACGAGGACGTCACCCACTACGTCCGCGAGGGGATGAACCGCGCCGAGCGCATCGGGGGCAAGCGCAAGAACACCGTTGGCTTCGCACTCACGGTCCTCCAGCGCCGGCTCGCGTCCAGCCCTGAGGCGATCTACAAGAGCCTCGTACGTCGCACCGAGCGGCTGGAGCGCAAGAAGCAGGAGATCCTCAACGGCACCTACCGCGAGGTCGAACCCGACATCGACCTGGGCGAGATCGACGACGACGAGTTCAACGCCGAAGAGATCGAGGCGGCCGAAGAGGAACTGCTCGACGCCGCTACGGCCGCCCAGACCGTCGAGGAGCTCAACGCCGAACTCATCGAGCTCGGGGAACTCGTCAAGACTGCCCGGTTGGTGCGCGAGGCCGGCACGGACCGCAAGTGGACCGAACTGTCGACCATCCTCCAGGACAACGCGCTGGTGACGGACGCGAACGGCTGGCCGCGGAAGTTCATCATCTTCACCGAGCACCGCGACACCCTCGACTACCTCCAGGGCAAGATCGGCTCCCTTCTCGGCAAGCCGGACGCGGTTCGCGCCATCCACGGTGGAGTACGCCGAGCCGAGCGTCGGCAGATCACCGAGGAGTTCACCAAGAACCGCGACTGCCAGATCCTGCTGGCCACCGATGCGGCCGGTGAGGGTCTCAACCTCCAGGCCGCGCACCTGATGGTCAACTACGACCTTCCGTGGAACCCCAACCGCATCGAGCAGCGTTTCGGTCGCGTCCACCGCATCGGCCAGGAAGAGGTCTGCCGCCTCTGGAACCTCGTCGCCTCCAACACGCGCGAGGGCGAGGTGTTCACCCGTCTGCTGGAGAAGCTCGACCAGATGCGTGAGACCTACGGCGGCAAGGTCTTCGATGTCCTCGGTGAAGCCTTCACTGAGACTCCGCTGCGCAACCTGCTCCTCGACGCCATCCAGTACGGCGAGCGCGCCGACGTGAAGGCGAAGATGCACGAGGTTATCGACGCCTCAGTCGGCGACGGACTCAAGGACCTGCTCGACGAGCGTGCTCTGGCGTCTGACCACCTTGCCGATGCCGACCTGCACGCGCTCCGGGCCGCGATGGACGAGGCCCGCGCGCGGCGCCTCCAGCCGCACTACATCGAGCTCGCCTTCAAGGCGGCCTTCACCAAGCTCGGCGGACGCATCGTCAAGCGCGAACAGGGGCGCTACGAGATCGCCAACGTGCCCCAGCACATCCGCTCGGCCGGCACCGGCCCGATCGCTACCAAGTACGACCGCGTCACCTTCGACCTCAGCCACGTCCAGCCCGACGACCTCACCCGCGCGGACCTGCTCGCACCCGGGCACCCGCTCCACGACGCGGTCATGGGCGAAGCCATCCGCAACTTCGGCGGGGCGCTCTATCAGGGCACCGTCCTTGTTTCATCCACGCTGGAAGAGCCACAACTCCTCGTCGGCGTCATCGAAGAGGTCGCCGACGCGACCGGCGAATCCGTGGCCCGACGATTCGGATACGCGTACGTCGACAGCTTCGGCACAGTCAGCCCCGCCGGGCCGGCGCCGTACCTGGACTGCGTCGCCGCACCAGCGGGTCCAGCAACGGACGCCGCAAGGCGGCTGGGCTGGCTGGGCGACGCCGAGGACAAGGCGACGAGCTGGATCATCGCCAACCAGCTGCCCGAGTACCTCGCCGAGGTGCAGCCGCGGCGCCTGAACGAACTGACCAAGGCGCGCGACCTCGTCACGAAACGCCTGAGCGCCGAGAGCGAACGACTCCTGCTCGACGCCGCCGTCGCTTCGGAGAAGGAACAGAAGGGCGAGAAGCCGAAGGAGTCCTCCGACAGCCTCAACCGCAAGGCCGTAGAACTCGACTCACGACTCCGCAAGCGCCTCGCGTTGCTCGACCAGCAGCAGCTGATGTCGACGAAGCCGCCGCACATCGTCACCGCGGCGCTGGTGCTGCCCATCGCGATGCTGGAAGGCGAGATCCCGGCGACCGCACCGATCCACGCGAAGGAGACCAAGGCAGTCGAGCGCCGCGGCGTCGACCTGGTCCTCGCCCGTGAGCGCGAACTCGGCCGCAAGCCCGTTGAGCAGGCGTTCAACAACAAGGGCTTCGACATCCTGTCCACCGACGCCAACGGCGACACCTACCGGATCGAGGTCAAGGCGCGGATCGAGGGCTCGAAGGACTTCTTCGTCACCCACAACGAGGTCATGACCGGCAAGAACGCTGTGCCGCGCTACCGACTCGCGCTCGTGCGGGTCGATCAGCGGGGTGCCCAATACGACGAGGTCCGCTACCTCGGGGATCCCTTCGCGACGACCGACCTCGGCGACTTCGAGGCGACGGGCATCCGGGGCGACTGGGCTAAGACCTGGGCGAAGGGCACAGCTCCCTTCTGA
- a CDS encoding Swt1 family HEPN domain-containing protein, whose amino-acid sequence MALSNRDRIDRMFQVLAPALDDFISTVVGQGDPSLGAVWTKLVQAKDSKNGAPSTKTYDALDPQVQFRILTEGNITAGFKPGWYPFNQAIGRTGETFASELREVRNEWAHNKTFTDDDAYRALDTGERLLKLIGAAREADEVRGIRLNLRRVTADKDDKKVLKAVVDNPEAAGLRPWREVLQPHDDVATGNFHASEFAADLYKVATGGEVDSDYADPVEFFRRTYLTEGLRDLIGRAVRRLAGDDNASPVINLQTNFGGGKTHSMLSLWHVAAGLPVGSFPQETQELLTANGYAATKVNRVAIVGNHFSPSGVTKDDGTHVNTIWGELAWQLGGAEAYAVVAKADRDRTHPGDALHELLAKYAPAVILIDEWVAYARSLVGRDDLAGGTFDDQFTFAQSLTEAAKGTKGVLLAISIPASETGDANDKIVAGNAEEVGGQNGLEALKRLQNVVRRVADQWRPASSDEAYHIVKQRLFKQPDAAALAAIGAAARAYVEMYRKFSDDFPREARDGAYEDRIKRTYPIHPELFDTLYEEWSSLERFQRTRGVLRLMSTVIHALWTGEDQSPMIMPASIPLATSNVNSELTQYLQDSWKAIIDADVDGSNSEPARIDKEKPLFGQRALTKRLARTVFFGAAPTIAPGSVHKGIGTQRVFLGTAIPGDVPGNFHSALTQLGDRATYFYSGSGKYWYDVQPNITRTAKDQAERLHKEDVWAEIVRRLQDQGRKRGDFAGVHVCPESNADIPDTDEARLVVLHPKVAHKRGAESAAKDFAHKATEHRGSSNRTHRNALVYLAADEARLEELDNATRDYLGWKHVLSNEADLDLTQNQKNQASQRATQADQTVTSRLLQTFTWALVPAQPDPGAPFLIRETKVEGQSDSLADRVSRRLGNDGDLSTRQAAATIRLAIGKVPQIWKDGHVSLGSLWGLYSQYPYMPRLRDRSVLDAGILDLPMIWQTDAFALAAGFDEAAGRYIGLWTPEDKESAPVATDSVLLVRPDVAQKQRSDEPGPAPAPGPDVEPGPGPTPTPQPGPSPSPKVDIVWPTRFYGVKTLNSDKIALEFKNVADEVLAHLRSGENTSVTVRIEIEATDSSGFNESRVRTVSENAKTLKFDQSGFEES is encoded by the coding sequence ATGGCACTGAGCAACCGCGACCGCATCGACCGCATGTTCCAGGTCCTCGCGCCGGCACTCGATGACTTCATCTCGACCGTCGTTGGTCAGGGCGATCCCTCGCTCGGCGCCGTCTGGACCAAGCTCGTGCAGGCGAAGGACAGCAAGAACGGCGCACCATCGACGAAGACCTACGACGCGCTCGACCCCCAGGTGCAGTTCCGGATCCTCACCGAGGGCAACATCACCGCCGGGTTCAAGCCGGGCTGGTACCCCTTCAACCAGGCCATCGGCCGCACCGGCGAGACCTTTGCCAGCGAGCTTCGCGAGGTGCGCAACGAGTGGGCACATAACAAGACCTTCACCGATGACGACGCCTACCGGGCACTCGACACCGGAGAACGACTCCTCAAGCTGATCGGCGCCGCCCGGGAAGCAGACGAGGTCCGCGGCATCCGGCTCAACCTGCGCCGTGTTACCGCCGACAAGGACGACAAGAAGGTTCTCAAGGCAGTTGTCGACAACCCGGAAGCCGCGGGCCTTCGGCCTTGGCGCGAGGTCCTGCAGCCCCACGACGACGTCGCCACGGGCAACTTCCACGCCTCGGAGTTCGCGGCCGACCTCTACAAGGTCGCGACCGGTGGAGAGGTCGACTCCGACTATGCCGACCCGGTCGAGTTCTTCCGGCGTACCTACCTGACCGAAGGCCTTCGCGATCTCATCGGCCGTGCAGTCCGGCGGCTCGCGGGCGATGACAACGCCTCGCCGGTCATCAATCTCCAGACCAACTTCGGTGGCGGCAAGACCCACTCGATGCTCTCGCTGTGGCACGTCGCCGCGGGGCTCCCCGTTGGGAGCTTCCCGCAGGAGACCCAGGAGCTCCTGACTGCCAACGGCTACGCGGCCACGAAGGTCAACCGCGTCGCCATCGTCGGTAACCATTTCAGCCCGTCCGGCGTGACTAAGGACGACGGCACTCACGTCAACACGATCTGGGGCGAGCTGGCATGGCAGCTCGGCGGTGCGGAGGCGTACGCCGTGGTCGCCAAGGCGGATCGCGATCGGACTCACCCGGGCGACGCGCTCCACGAGCTGCTCGCCAAGTACGCACCCGCTGTCATCCTGATTGACGAGTGGGTGGCATATGCCCGGTCGCTCGTCGGTCGTGACGACCTGGCCGGCGGCACGTTCGACGACCAGTTCACGTTCGCCCAGTCGCTCACCGAGGCCGCGAAGGGCACCAAGGGCGTCCTGCTCGCAATCTCGATCCCGGCCTCGGAGACCGGGGACGCCAACGACAAGATCGTCGCAGGCAACGCCGAAGAGGTCGGTGGCCAGAATGGCCTAGAGGCTCTCAAGCGCCTCCAGAACGTCGTGCGCCGGGTGGCGGACCAGTGGCGCCCAGCGTCGTCGGACGAGGCGTATCACATCGTCAAGCAGCGGCTGTTCAAGCAGCCGGATGCCGCTGCGCTCGCAGCGATCGGTGCGGCCGCTCGGGCGTACGTGGAGATGTACCGCAAGTTCTCTGACGACTTCCCTCGCGAGGCACGTGACGGTGCGTACGAGGACCGGATCAAGCGGACGTACCCGATTCATCCGGAGCTTTTCGACACGCTCTACGAGGAGTGGTCGTCGCTGGAGCGCTTCCAGCGGACCCGAGGCGTCCTCCGTCTGATGAGCACGGTCATCCACGCCCTGTGGACCGGCGAGGACCAGTCGCCGATGATCATGCCCGCGTCGATCCCGCTGGCCACGTCGAACGTGAACTCCGAGCTCACGCAGTACCTTCAGGATTCCTGGAAGGCGATCATCGACGCGGACGTTGACGGCTCGAACTCCGAGCCCGCCCGCATCGACAAGGAGAAGCCGCTCTTCGGCCAGCGTGCGCTGACCAAGCGCCTCGCCCGCACGGTGTTCTTCGGCGCTGCGCCGACGATCGCTCCCGGCTCGGTCCACAAGGGCATCGGCACGCAGCGTGTATTCCTCGGAACTGCGATCCCGGGCGATGTCCCCGGCAACTTCCACTCCGCGCTGACCCAGTTGGGCGACCGCGCGACGTACTTCTACTCGGGCTCGGGCAAGTATTGGTACGACGTCCAGCCCAACATCACCCGCACCGCCAAGGACCAGGCCGAGCGTCTGCACAAGGAGGACGTCTGGGCCGAAATCGTTCGGCGGCTTCAGGACCAGGGCCGTAAGCGTGGCGACTTCGCCGGTGTCCACGTCTGCCCGGAGTCGAACGCCGACATTCCCGACACCGACGAGGCTCGCCTGGTGGTCCTGCATCCGAAGGTCGCCCACAAGCGCGGGGCAGAGTCTGCGGCCAAGGACTTCGCCCACAAGGCCACCGAGCACCGTGGAAGCTCGAACCGAACCCATAGGAACGCGCTCGTGTATCTGGCCGCCGACGAGGCTCGTCTCGAAGAGTTGGACAACGCAACTCGCGACTACCTCGGTTGGAAGCACGTCCTGTCGAACGAGGCGGACCTCGACCTCACGCAGAACCAGAAGAACCAGGCGTCGCAACGGGCGACGCAGGCCGACCAGACGGTCACGTCGCGCCTGCTCCAGACGTTCACGTGGGCGCTCGTGCCGGCCCAGCCGGATCCCGGCGCGCCGTTCCTCATCAGGGAGACCAAGGTCGAGGGCCAGTCAGACTCGCTGGCGGACCGTGTGTCTCGGCGCCTCGGGAATGACGGCGACCTGTCCACCCGCCAGGCGGCGGCGACGATCCGGCTCGCGATCGGCAAAGTTCCGCAGATTTGGAAGGACGGCCACGTCTCGCTGGGGTCGTTGTGGGGGCTCTACTCGCAGTACCCCTACATGCCGCGCCTGCGCGACAGGTCGGTCCTCGACGCTGGCATTCTCGACCTCCCGATGATCTGGCAGACGGACGCCTTCGCGCTCGCAGCTGGCTTCGACGAGGCGGCTGGTCGGTACATCGGACTCTGGACTCCCGAGGACAAGGAGAGCGCGCCGGTCGCGACCGACTCGGTCCTCCTGGTCCGGCCGGACGTTGCGCAGAAGCAGCGCTCGGACGAGCCCGGTCCGGCGCCGGCTCCCGGCCCCGACGTTGAGCCGGGACCCGGCCCGACGCCGACTCCTCAGCCCGGCCCCAGCCCGTCGCCGAAGGTCGACATCGTCTGGCCGACACGCTTCTACGGCGTCAAGACCCTCAACTCCGACAAGATCGCGCTGGAGTTCAAGAACGTCGCCGACGAGGTGCTCGCACACCTTCGTTCGGGCGAGAACACCAGCGTGACTGTGCGGATCGAGATCGAGGCCACCGACTCCAGCGGCTTCAACGAGAGCCGTGTTCGAACCGTTTCTGAGAACGCGAAGACACTGAAGTTCGACCAGTCGGGCTTTGAGGAGAGCTGA
- a CDS encoding DUF1156 domain-containing protein, which produces MHKRKLIEVALPLEAINRESAREKAIRHGHPSTLHLWWARRPLAAARAVIFAQLVDDPSARPAEFPTEELQRKERDRLHGLIERLVVWENIRDERLLDEARDEILKSTGGSPPSIVDPFAGGGTIPLEAQRLGLEAEASDLNPVAVLINKALIEIPPKFRDQAPVFPGLADSQIRNWKGAEGLAADVRAYGTWMRDQAEKQIGKHYPKATLADGSQATVIAWIWARTVKCPNPACGIDLPLVKSWWLSKKRGKEAYVAPRIMGSAETPSGLRVEFDVIQGRTGGPSEADDGTVGRTGATCVSCGTGASLAYIREEGRAKRLGSQLMATVAEGNRRRHYVAPTPDHENAAAVDEPTESVHGTLGYYPRDLKAPTYGFTEFSDLFTPRQLTALCAFSDLVEVAKQRVEADGGSAAYAAAVATYLALSVSRCADYWSSICSWHNTGEKLRNVFGRQAIPMSWDYAEVMPFSESSGGYSGQLTWVAKVIDWLPATRSGVVRQADAATNTAAGAISTDPPYYDNIGYSDLADFFYVWQRKMLRSVYPELFGTLLVPKAEELVANPYRHGSKAGAQQFFESGFQQVFANARQSASDDWPITVYYAFKQSDADETGQASTGWETLLEGMIGSGWEITSTWPMRTESSVRLIGNNKNALASSIVLSLRPRPSNAPTTDRRGFIEDLEAELPEALRRLQQGQIAPVDLPQAAIGPGMAVFSRYGSVLEADGQRMSVRAALLRINEILDQVLNEQEGDFDSTSRFAIAWYRQHGYGVGKFGDADNLARARNTSVDVMDRDEILTSRAGNVQLIKPSDLSWDYDVLKDMHTSNWEALHHLIKVLERDGIAPAGDFLQAALTRPDGAVDADLMKELAHLLFRIAEGNGWTKDALSFNTLVTTWPEILEVARSVKKPAAQQGAFDFDEGDD; this is translated from the coding sequence GTGCACAAGCGCAAGCTGATCGAGGTGGCTCTGCCGCTGGAAGCCATCAACCGGGAATCTGCCCGGGAGAAGGCCATCAGGCATGGCCACCCGTCGACGCTGCACCTCTGGTGGGCGCGACGCCCGTTGGCCGCCGCGCGCGCTGTCATCTTTGCTCAACTGGTCGACGACCCTAGCGCTCGGCCCGCGGAGTTCCCCACCGAGGAGCTCCAGCGGAAGGAACGGGATCGGCTCCATGGGTTGATCGAGCGGCTCGTGGTCTGGGAGAACATCCGTGACGAAAGGCTGCTGGATGAGGCCCGCGACGAGATTCTCAAGTCGACCGGAGGCAGTCCGCCATCGATCGTCGACCCCTTCGCCGGTGGCGGAACGATTCCCCTCGAAGCACAGCGGCTCGGTCTGGAGGCCGAGGCCTCCGACCTCAACCCGGTCGCCGTACTTATCAACAAAGCTTTGATTGAAATTCCGCCCAAGTTCCGTGATCAAGCTCCCGTCTTTCCGGGTCTGGCGGACTCGCAGATACGGAACTGGAAAGGCGCCGAGGGTCTCGCGGCGGATGTGCGGGCATACGGCACATGGATGCGCGATCAGGCGGAGAAGCAGATCGGAAAGCACTACCCAAAGGCCACCCTCGCCGATGGCTCACAGGCGACTGTCATCGCGTGGATCTGGGCACGGACCGTCAAGTGTCCGAACCCGGCGTGCGGGATTGACTTGCCGCTGGTGAAGTCCTGGTGGCTGAGCAAGAAGCGAGGCAAAGAGGCGTACGTGGCGCCCCGCATCATGGGATCTGCGGAAACCCCGTCGGGGTTGCGCGTCGAGTTTGATGTGATTCAAGGCCGTACGGGTGGCCCTTCGGAGGCGGACGACGGCACCGTGGGGAGGACGGGTGCTACGTGCGTCTCCTGTGGGACTGGAGCATCGCTTGCCTACATACGTGAGGAGGGACGGGCGAAGCGACTCGGGAGCCAGTTGATGGCCACCGTTGCCGAGGGTAATCGGCGCCGACACTACGTCGCGCCGACTCCCGATCACGAGAACGCGGCCGCGGTCGATGAGCCGACCGAATCCGTCCACGGAACGCTGGGCTACTACCCGCGAGACCTCAAGGCGCCAACGTACGGCTTTACCGAATTCTCTGACCTGTTCACACCCCGGCAGTTGACCGCGCTGTGCGCGTTCAGCGACTTGGTTGAGGTCGCCAAACAGCGCGTGGAAGCTGATGGAGGATCGGCGGCTTATGCCGCTGCCGTGGCCACGTATCTGGCGCTGTCGGTATCGCGGTGTGCTGACTATTGGTCCTCCATCTGTAGCTGGCACAACACGGGTGAGAAGCTCAGAAACGTTTTTGGTCGCCAAGCAATACCGATGTCCTGGGACTACGCCGAAGTCATGCCGTTCTCTGAGTCGTCAGGGGGCTACTCGGGGCAGCTCACTTGGGTGGCGAAGGTCATTGACTGGCTGCCCGCGACGCGGTCGGGCGTTGTCCGACAGGCTGACGCGGCCACGAATACTGCGGCCGGTGCGATCTCAACCGACCCGCCCTACTACGACAACATCGGATACTCCGATCTGGCGGACTTCTTCTATGTCTGGCAGCGCAAGATGTTGCGTTCCGTCTATCCCGAGCTCTTCGGAACCCTTCTTGTTCCGAAGGCCGAGGAACTCGTTGCCAACCCCTACCGCCATGGCAGCAAGGCGGGTGCGCAGCAGTTCTTCGAGTCCGGCTTCCAGCAGGTATTCGCGAATGCTCGTCAGTCGGCGTCTGACGATTGGCCGATCACGGTGTACTACGCGTTCAAGCAGAGCGATGCCGATGAGACCGGCCAGGCATCCACTGGTTGGGAGACGTTGCTGGAGGGCATGATCGGATCGGGTTGGGAGATCACCTCGACGTGGCCGATGCGCACCGAATCAAGCGTTCGGCTGATCGGTAATAACAAGAACGCCCTCGCGTCTTCGATCGTGCTCTCGCTTCGCCCGCGTCCTTCAAACGCCCCGACCACAGACCGGCGCGGTTTCATCGAGGATCTCGAAGCCGAACTTCCGGAGGCGCTCCGGAGGCTCCAGCAGGGCCAGATTGCTCCTGTCGACCTGCCCCAGGCGGCCATCGGGCCGGGGATGGCCGTCTTCAGCAGGTACGGATCCGTGCTCGAAGCGGATGGGCAGCGCATGAGTGTCCGCGCCGCGCTCCTCCGAATCAACGAGATCCTCGACCAGGTGCTGAACGAGCAGGAGGGTGACTTCGATTCAACGTCACGCTTCGCGATCGCCTGGTACCGACAGCACGGATACGGCGTCGGTAAGTTTGGTGACGCGGACAACCTCGCTCGTGCTCGCAACACCAGTGTGGACGTGATGGATCGCGACGAGATCCTCACCAGCCGTGCGGGCAACGTGCAGCTCATCAAACCGTCCGACCTGTCTTGGGACTACGACGTCCTTAAGGACATGCACACCAGCAACTGGGAAGCGTTGCACCACCTGATCAAGGTGCTGGAGCGCGATGGCATTGCGCCGGCGGGCGACTTCCTTCAGGCCGCGTTGACACGGCCTGATGGGGCTGTGGATGCCGACCTCATGAAGGAGTTGGCGCACCTGCTGTTCCGCATTGCTGAGGGCAATGGGTGGACGAAGGATGCCCTTAGCTTCAACACCCTGGTGACGACCTGGCCCGAGATCCTAGAAGTCGCTCGGAGCGTCAAGAAGCCTGCTGCGCAGCAGGGTGCGTTCGACTTCGACGAGGGAGACGACTGA